A DNA window from Streptomyces sp. B21-083 contains the following coding sequences:
- a CDS encoding nucleoside deaminase, giving the protein MVKSDELPYLRRCVELAAEALAAGDEPFGSVLVGADGAVLAEDHNRVASGDRTRHPEFELARWSAAHLTPEQRAAATVYTSGEHCPMCAAAHAWVGLGRIVYVASSEQLASWLAELDVPAPPVRTLPVNEVAPGVTVEGPVPELAPQVRDLHRRFHTGAPRQG; this is encoded by the coding sequence ATGGTCAAGAGCGACGAACTGCCCTATCTGCGCCGCTGCGTGGAGCTGGCCGCCGAGGCCCTGGCGGCCGGCGACGAACCGTTCGGTTCCGTGCTGGTGGGCGCGGACGGGGCGGTGCTGGCGGAGGACCACAACCGGGTGGCCTCCGGTGACCGCACCCGCCACCCGGAGTTCGAACTGGCCCGCTGGTCCGCCGCCCACCTGACTCCGGAGCAACGGGCGGCGGCCACCGTCTACACCTCCGGCGAGCACTGCCCGATGTGCGCCGCCGCGCACGCCTGGGTGGGCCTCGGACGGATCGTGTACGTCGCCTCGTCCGAGCAACTGGCGTCCTGGCTGGCCGAGTTGGACGTACCCGCACCCCCGGTACGGACCCTGCCGGTCAACGAGGTCGCGCCCGGTGTGACAGTCGAGGGCCCGGTGCCGGAACTGGCCCCGCAGGTACGCGACCTGCATCGCCGCTTCCACACCGGCGCACCCCGACAGGGCTGA
- a CDS encoding GNAT family N-acetyltransferase, which translates to MISSAGPLAPVSDDLVVTRATPEDWPVVTGWAADEGWNPGLSDSAGFFAQDPEGFFVGRVGGEPVSAISVVNYGAAYAFLGFYLVRPDLRGRGYGITTWKTALAHAGSRTVGLDGVVAQQDNYRRSGFELAYRTVRFTGTAPAADIPAQVRPVRPTDLAAITAYDTLCTPADRPRFLEHWLTAPGHRAFLCETGADADADADGGGSGPGSRTVTGYGVVRPGRDAPRIGPLFADTAADARALFAALIADAARTGVAIDVPEPNTAAVAMVREAGFTPSFETARMYTGPVREFARERVFGVTTLELG; encoded by the coding sequence ATGATCTCCTCCGCCGGCCCCCTCGCCCCGGTCTCGGACGACCTCGTCGTCACCCGGGCCACGCCCGAGGACTGGCCGGTCGTCACCGGATGGGCGGCCGACGAGGGCTGGAACCCCGGGCTGTCGGACAGTGCCGGGTTCTTCGCGCAGGACCCGGAGGGATTCTTCGTCGGCAGGGTCGGCGGGGAGCCGGTGTCGGCGATCTCGGTCGTCAACTACGGTGCCGCGTACGCCTTTCTGGGTTTCTATCTCGTGCGTCCCGATCTGCGGGGCCGGGGTTACGGGATCACCACCTGGAAGACCGCGCTGGCCCACGCCGGAAGCCGTACCGTCGGCCTCGACGGAGTCGTCGCCCAGCAGGACAACTACCGCCGCTCGGGCTTCGAACTCGCCTACCGCACCGTCCGGTTCACCGGAACCGCGCCCGCCGCCGACATCCCGGCGCAGGTGCGCCCCGTACGGCCGACGGACCTGGCGGCGATCACGGCGTACGACACCCTCTGCACCCCCGCCGACCGGCCCCGCTTCCTGGAGCACTGGCTGACGGCCCCCGGCCATCGCGCCTTCCTGTGCGAAACCGGCGCCGATGCCGATGCCGATGCCGACGGCGGCGGGTCCGGCCCCGGTAGCCGTACCGTCACCGGCTACGGAGTCGTCCGTCCCGGCCGGGACGCGCCCCGCATCGGCCCGCTGTTCGCCGACACCGCCGCCGATGCCCGGGCGCTGTTCGCCGCCCTGATCGCCGATGCGGCCCGGACGGGGGTCGCGATCGACGTTCCGGAGCCGAACACGGCTGCCGTCGCGATGGTGCGGGAGGCGGGCTTCACACCCTCCTTCGAGACGGCACGCATGTACACCGGTCCCGTACGGGAGTTCGCGCGGGAAAGGGTCTTCGGGGTGACCACGCTCGAACTCGGGTAG
- a CDS encoding GNAT family N-acetyltransferase, translating into MDHAAVLALYDRDMREGAQPDGPGARIERVGGVVRQVADAQGWNGVVWSDLDAAHADEAIGEQIRHYGDLGRTFEWKLYGHDLPIDLGQRLRTAGFTPEPEETLMIGEVANLTFDTEPPEGIHLVPVTDRTGVELVADVHEKAFGTDSSRMRHQLLARLTDDPDTVTAVVALAGDEPVSAARMELVPGTRFAGLWGGGTVEAWRGKGIYRALVAHRARDAVERGYRYLQVDASHQSRPVLERLGFEPLTTTTPYVYEA; encoded by the coding sequence ATGGATCATGCAGCGGTGCTCGCCCTTTACGACCGGGACATGCGCGAAGGGGCGCAGCCCGACGGGCCGGGCGCTCGGATCGAACGGGTGGGCGGGGTGGTGCGCCAGGTCGCAGACGCCCAGGGCTGGAACGGGGTCGTCTGGTCCGACCTCGACGCGGCACACGCCGACGAGGCCATCGGCGAGCAGATCCGCCACTACGGCGACCTCGGACGGACGTTCGAATGGAAGCTCTACGGCCATGACCTCCCCATCGACCTGGGGCAACGGCTGCGGACGGCGGGGTTCACGCCCGAGCCCGAGGAGACGCTGATGATCGGTGAGGTCGCCAATCTGACCTTCGACACCGAGCCGCCCGAGGGCATCCACCTCGTCCCGGTGACCGACCGGACCGGTGTCGAGCTCGTGGCGGACGTGCACGAGAAGGCGTTCGGCACCGACAGCTCCCGGATGCGGCACCAGCTGCTCGCCCGGCTCACCGACGACCCGGACACGGTCACGGCCGTGGTGGCGCTGGCCGGCGACGAGCCGGTGAGCGCGGCCCGCATGGAACTCGTGCCCGGTACCCGGTTCGCCGGGCTGTGGGGCGGCGGCACCGTCGAGGCCTGGCGCGGCAAGGGCATCTACCGCGCCCTGGTCGCCCACCGCGCCCGCGACGCCGTGGAGCGCGGCTACCGCTATCTCCAGGTCGACGCCTCCCACCAGAGCAGGCCTGTCCTGGAGCGCCTCGGCTTCGAACCCCTCACCACGACGACGCCGTACGTGTACGAGGCCTGA